The Rhododendron vialii isolate Sample 1 chromosome 8a, ASM3025357v1 genome has a window encoding:
- the LOC131336534 gene encoding stemmadenine O-acetyltransferase-like, producing MVKVEIISKESIKPSSKTPDRLRTFRLSLLDQCSAPFMYFPLLLYYSHDKRTSNVKQAEISLLLKRSLSDALALYYPFAGRMKGESSVDCDDQGVDCLEARVDIRLSEVIESPEVQVINQFVPSTSEESDGVLLGIQLNFFTCGGMAIGISINHKIADVCTLSMFVKAWAAAARGDTNLVAPSFVASSLFPPKEQSGQEMILGSVEHWADASLFPPKEQSGQEMILGSVEQWADARRFCFSSSKIAALRAEVGDNTAFQPTRVKLVTAAIWKWAMTREGRDRSRLSVAGHGVNIRGRMDPPLSESTFGNVVMRSPNVSGNSEMGLGELVSKTSEAIGRIDSEYLKELQGENGYDMVTRGVKEGVELVLDEEVDYFRFTSWCRFPFSESDFGWGKPVWVSTAGCPEVSNTAVLLDSMSDVGGIEAWITMDGIDTCDEI from the coding sequence ATGGTTAAGGTGGAAATCATCTCCAAGGAGTCCATCAAACCTTCCTCTAAAACGCCCGATCGCCTCAGAACCTTTCGGCTCTCTTTGTTAGATCAGTGTTCTGCGCCTTTCATGTATTTCCCACTTCTTCTTTACTACTCGCATGACAAAAGAACTAGCAACGTCAAGCAAGCTGAGATTTCCCTTCTCTTGAAAAGATCGCTTTCTGATGCCTTAGCTCTCTACTACCCATTTGCTGGAAGGATGAAAGGCGAAAGCTCAGTCGACTGCGATGATCAAGGCGTTGATTGCCTAGAAGCTCGGGTTGACATCCGCTTGTCAGAAGTTATCGAATCACCAGAAGTTCAAGTAATAAATCAATTTGTTCCGAGCACAAGTGAAGAGAGTGATGGTGTGCTACTAGGGATACAATTGAACTTCTTCACCTGCGGGGGTATGGCTATCGGTATATCCATCAACCACAAAATTGCTGACGTATGCACCTTGAGCATGTTTGTCAAGGCATGGGCGGCCGCGGCTCGTGGCGACACCAATTTGGTGGCCCCGAGTTTTGTCGCGTCTTCTCTCTTCCCGCCCAAAGAACAGTCCGGGCAAGAGATGATTCTTGGGAGCGTGGAACACTGGGCCGACGCTTCTCTCTTCCCGCCCAAAGAACAGTCCGGGCAAGAGATGATTCTTGGGAGCGTGGAACAATGGGCCGACGCTCGAAGGTTCTGCTTCAGCAGCTCAAAAATAGCTGCTCTGAGGGCTGAAGTAGGAGACAACACCGCATTTCAACCAACACGGGTCAAGTTGGTAACGGCAGCGATTTGGAAGTGGGCCATGACTCGAGAAGGGCGTGATCGAAGCCGCTTGTCGGTGGCAGGCCATGGGGTGAATATAAGGGGGAGGATGGACCCGCCTTTATCGGAAAGTACGTTTGGGAACGTGGTCATGAGATCACCGAACGTATCGGGAAACAGTGAGATGGGTTTGGGTGAGCTGGTGAGTAAGACGAGTGAAGCAATTGGGAGAATCGACAGTGAGTATTTGAAAGAGTTGCAGGGGGAAAATGGATATGATATGGTTACTAGGGGTGTAAAGGAGGGagtggagttggtcttggatGAGGAAGTGGATTACTTCAGATTTACTAGTTGGTGTAGGTTTCCGTTTTCTGAGTCGGATTTCGGTTGGGGTAAGCCTGTTTGGGTGAGTACTGCAGGATGCCCGGAGGTTTCGAACACTGCTGTGCTGCTGGATTCCATGAGTGATGTTGGCGGAATAGAAGCATGGATCACGATGGATGGAATCGATACGTGTGATGAAATTTAA
- the LOC131298749 gene encoding stemmadenine O-acetyltransferase-like yields the protein METISKESIKPSSKTPDRLRTFRLSMLDQFIPPSIYAPLILYYSHDKSTSNVKQAEISSLLKRSLSDALSLFYPLAGRMTSESSVDCNDQGVDFLEARVDARLSEILESPQVEVLTQFVPSTSEESGGSLLGIQLCWEKYAEFPTSKSRRK from the coding sequence ATGGAAACCATCTCCAAGGAGTCCATCAAACCTTCCTCTAAAACGCCTGATCGCCTCAGAACCTTTCGACTCTCAATGTTAGATCAATTCATTCCACCTTCCATCTATGCCCCTCTTATTCTTTACTACTCACATGATAAAAGTACTAGCAACGTCAAGCAAGCCGAGATTTCCTCTCTCCTAAAAAGATCGCTCTCAGATGCCTTATCTCTCTTCTACCCATTAGCTGGAAGGATGACAAGTGAAAGCTCAGTCGATTGCAATGATCAAGGCGTTGATTTCTTGGAAGCTCGGGTTGATGCCCGCCTCTCAGAAATCCTTGAATCGCCACAAGTTGAAGTATTGACTCAATTTGTTCCAAGCACAAGTGAAGAAAGTGGTGGTTCCCTATTGGGCATTCAGTTGTGTTGGGAAAAATACGCGGAATTTCCCACAAGTAAATCACGAAGGAAATAG